The proteins below come from a single Microtus ochrogaster isolate Prairie Vole_2 chromosome 8, MicOch1.0, whole genome shotgun sequence genomic window:
- the LOC102001176 gene encoding acyl-CoA desaturase 4-like, giving the protein MDLTRAYAPDDIVTLRRFLPRMSSNCGSATIPEPQPWGQQSGEEKVDKMLLHPEDIRPELGEDLHDPSYQDEEGPPPKLQYIWRKVIFMVLVHLGALYGITLIPSCKVYTCLFGMFYNIVAGLGITAGAHRLWSHRTYKARLPLTLFLILANTMAFQNDVYDWVRDHRVHHKFTETHADPHNSRRGFFFSHVGWLLVRKHLAVKEKGGKLDMSDLKAEKLVMFQRRYYRPAVLLICVILPTLVPWYFWGETLQHSLYIVTFLRYAVILNFTWLLNSVAHLYGYRPYDRNIGAREIGLISLVSLGEGFHNYHHAFPYDYSASEYSWHTSLTTFFIDCMAALGLAYDRKKVSKAAVLARIKRTGDGSHKSG; this is encoded by the exons ATGTCCAGCAACTGTGGCTCTGCCACCATCCCAGAACCTCAGCCCTGGGGTCAGCAGAgtggagaagagaaagtagatAAGATGCTCCTCCACCCAGAAGACATCCGTCCTGAGCTGGGAGAAGATCTACACGACCCCAGCTACCAGGATGAGGAGGGGCCCCCGCCCAAGCTGCAGTACATCTGGAGAAAGGTCATCTTCATGGTCCTGGTGCACTTGGGGGCCCTGTATGGGATCACACTGATTCCCTCCTGCAAGGTCTACACCTGCCTCTTCG GAATGTTCTACAACATAGTTGCTGGTTTGGGTATCACAGCCGGGGCCCATCGCCTGTGGAGCCACCGAACTTATAAAGCACGGCTGCCCCTGACGCTCTTCCTCATCCTGGCCAACACCATGGCTTTCCAG AATGATGTGTATGATTGGGTCCGAGATCACCGCGTCCACCACAAGTTCACAGAAACACACGCTGACCCTCACAATTCCCGGCgtggctttttcttctctcacgTGGGCTGGCTGCTTGTGCGCAAACACCTGGCCgtcaaagagaagggaggaaaactGGACATGTCTGACCTAAAAGCCGAGAAGCTGGTCATGTTCCAGAGGAG GTACTATAGGCCAGCTGTCCTGCTCATCTGCGTCATCCTGCCCACACTGGTGCCCTGGTACTTCTGGGGTGAAACTCTTCAGCACAGCTTATACATCGTTACTTTCCTGCGGTATGCTGTGATACTCAATTTCACCTGGCTGTTGAACAGCGTTGCCCATCTCTATGGATACCGGCCATATGATAGGAACATTGGCGCCCGAGAGATTGGCCTGATTTCACTGGTATCTTTGG GTGAGGGCTTCCACAATTACCACCACGCTTTCCCCTACGACTACTCTGCCAGTGAGTATAGCTGGCACACCAGCTTAACTACATTCTTCATCGACTGCATGGCTGCCCTGGGCCTGGCTTACGACAGGAAGAAAGTGTCTAAGGCCGCTGTCTTGGCCAGGATTAAAAGAACTGGAGATGGGAGCCACAAGAGTGGCTGA